One stretch of Arachis hypogaea cultivar Tifrunner chromosome 20, arahy.Tifrunner.gnm2.J5K5, whole genome shotgun sequence DNA includes these proteins:
- the LOC112782824 gene encoding GTP-binding protein BRASSINAZOLE INSENSITIVE PALE GREEN 2, chloroplastic isoform X2 yields MIQKRNTSRKEGKNPFLSEGRDADESRGPICPGCGVFMQDEDSNLPGYYQQRKVKMEDELLDEDDDVFYNVSVEEDVDGDGDDDDDDDVGFLDGIKNELGGDIEVLPDHFNWDSNEWKTKLLGVEDDETDLNGFVPAGVGYGNITEEVLERKRKKKVSKAEKKKLTREAQKVKEDGTVCARCHSLRNYGQVKNHTAENLIPDFDFDRLISTRLMNHSGNGSATVVVMVVDCVDFDSSFPRMAAKSLFKALEKIQDHSKKGKKLLKLVLVATKIDLLPSEVSPTRLDRWVRHRASAAGAPKPSAVYLVSSQKDLGIRNLLSFIKELAGPRGSVWVIGSQNAGKSTLINAFSKKQGAKTIKLTEASIPGTTLGILRIGGILSAKTKMFDTPGILHPYLMSMRLNREEQKMVEIRKELRPRSYRIKVGQAVHIGGLTRIDFIKASIETIYVTVWASPNVSLHMGKVENAEEVWSNHVGVRLQPPIGNKRAADLGTWQEMEIKVSGTSWEVNSIDIAIAGLGWYSLCLKGEATMKLWTFDGVEVTLREPLVLDRARSLEKPGFWLTRTISDAIGNQTKLEAQKRQKLDDQDTDFVGAGFELSP; encoded by the exons ATGATACAGAAAAGAAACACATCAAGGAAAGAGGGTAAGAACCCGTTTTTGAGTGAGGGAAGAGATGCGGATGAGAGTCGTGGACCAATTTGCCCTGGTTGTGGGGTCTTCATGCAAGATGAAGACTCTAACCTTCCTGGGTACTATCAACAGAGGAAGGTGAAAATGGAAGATGAATTATTAGATGAGGATGATGATGTTTTTTATAATGTTAGTGTAGAAGAAGAtgttgatggtgatggtgatgatgatgatgatgatgatgttgggtTCCTGGATGGCATTAAAAATGAACTTGGAGGAGATATTGAGGTATTACCAGATCATTTCAATTGGGATTCTAATGAGTGGAAAACTAAGTTGTTGGGTGTAGAGGATGATGAGACTGATTTAAATGGCTTTGTGCCTGCAGGGGTTGGGTATGGTAACATCACTGAGGAGGTcctagagagaaagagaaagaagaaagtatCAAAAGCTGAGAAAAAGAAGCTGACTAGGGAGGCTCAGAAGGTAAAGGAAGATGGTACTGTGTGCGCCAGGTGTCATTCTTTGAGGAATTATGGGCAGGTGAAAAATCATACTGCTGAGAATTTGATACCCGATTTTGATTTCGATAGGTTGATTTCCACTCGGTTGATGAACCATTCTGGCAATGGCAGTGCTACTGTTGTTGTTATGGTTGTTGATTGTGTTGATTTTGATAGTTCTTTCCCTAGGATGGCAGCAAAATCGTTGTTTAAGGCATTGGAAAAAATCCAGGATCACTCGAAGAAGGGTAAGAAATTGCTAAAACTCGTTCTTGTGGCTACAAAGATTGATCTCCTTCCATCAGAGGTTTCCCCTACAAGGTTGGATAGATGGGTTAGACACCGAGCAAGTGCTGCGGGAGCACCTAAACCAAGTGCGGTTTATCTTGTAAGTTCTCAAAAGGATTTAGGCATAAGGAATCTGTTATCCTTCATAAAGGAATTGGCAGGTCCTCGGGGGAGTGTGTGGGTGATTGGGTCTCAGAATGCAGGGAAGTCTACCCTAATCAATGCATTTTCAAAGAAACAAGGAGCTAAAACTATAAAACTCACAGAAGCCTCGATTCCTGGGACAACACTTGGGATCTTGAGAATTGGAGGAATTTTGTCAGCTAAGACTAAGATGTTTGACACTCCAGGGATCCTGCATCCTTATTTAATGTCGATGAGATTGAACAGGGAAGAGCAAAAGATGGTTGAGATACGCAAGGAACTTCGGCCTCGATCATATAGAATCAAG GTAGGGCAGGCAGTGCATATTGGAGGCTTGACAAGAATTGACTTTATTAAAGCCTCTATTGAAACAATATATGTGACAGTTTGGGCATCACCAAATGTTTCTCTTCACATGGGAAAAGTAGAAAATGCTGAAGAGGTTTGGAGTAATCATGTTGGTGTTAGGTTGCAG CCTCCCATTGGCAATAAACGCGCTGCTGACTTAGGCACATGGCAAGAAATGGAAATTAAGGTATCTGGAACTAGTTGGGAGGTCAACAGTATTGACATAGCGATAGCTGGCTTAGGTTGGTATTCTCTGTGCCTCAAAGGGGAAGCAACCATGAAACTGTGGACCTTTGATGGTGTTGAAGTAACCTTAAGAGAGCCATTGGTCCTTGACCGGGCCCGGTCCCTCGAGAAACCTGGTTTTTGGTTAACAAGAACTATCTCTGATGCTATTGGCAACCAAACCAAACTTGAAGCTCAAAAAAGACAAAAACTTGATGATCAAGATACAGATTTTGTGGGGGCAGGTTTCGAACTATCACCTTGA
- the LOC112782824 gene encoding GTP-binding protein BRASSINAZOLE INSENSITIVE PALE GREEN 2, chloroplastic isoform X1, whose amino-acid sequence MAIFFSVAPFSFSGSKHSFFNNAPNQALKSLRHFTNNCVGARKVSCLIAFAVNGSSTVQMIQKRNTSRKEGKNPFLSEGRDADESRGPICPGCGVFMQDEDSNLPGYYQQRKVKMEDELLDEDDDVFYNVSVEEDVDGDGDDDDDDDVGFLDGIKNELGGDIEVLPDHFNWDSNEWKTKLLGVEDDETDLNGFVPAGVGYGNITEEVLERKRKKKVSKAEKKKLTREAQKVKEDGTVCARCHSLRNYGQVKNHTAENLIPDFDFDRLISTRLMNHSGNGSATVVVMVVDCVDFDSSFPRMAAKSLFKALEKIQDHSKKGKKLLKLVLVATKIDLLPSEVSPTRLDRWVRHRASAAGAPKPSAVYLVSSQKDLGIRNLLSFIKELAGPRGSVWVIGSQNAGKSTLINAFSKKQGAKTIKLTEASIPGTTLGILRIGGILSAKTKMFDTPGILHPYLMSMRLNREEQKMVEIRKELRPRSYRIKVGQAVHIGGLTRIDFIKASIETIYVTVWASPNVSLHMGKVENAEEVWSNHVGVRLQPPIGNKRAADLGTWQEMEIKVSGTSWEVNSIDIAIAGLGWYSLCLKGEATMKLWTFDGVEVTLREPLVLDRARSLEKPGFWLTRTISDAIGNQTKLEAQKRQKLDDQDTDFVGAGFELSP is encoded by the exons ATGGCGATATTCTTCTCTGTAGCTCCGTTTAGTTTTTCTGGGTCCAAGCATTCCTTCTTTAACAATGCACCTAATCAAGCACTTAAGAGTTTGCGCCATTTCACAA ATAATTGTGTTGGGGCTAGAAAAGTTTCTTGTCTTATTGCTTTTGCGGTAAACGGCAGCTCCACTGTTCAAATGATACAGAAAAGAAACACATCAAGGAAAGAGGGTAAGAACCCGTTTTTGAGTGAGGGAAGAGATGCGGATGAGAGTCGTGGACCAATTTGCCCTGGTTGTGGGGTCTTCATGCAAGATGAAGACTCTAACCTTCCTGGGTACTATCAACAGAGGAAGGTGAAAATGGAAGATGAATTATTAGATGAGGATGATGATGTTTTTTATAATGTTAGTGTAGAAGAAGAtgttgatggtgatggtgatgatgatgatgatgatgatgttgggtTCCTGGATGGCATTAAAAATGAACTTGGAGGAGATATTGAGGTATTACCAGATCATTTCAATTGGGATTCTAATGAGTGGAAAACTAAGTTGTTGGGTGTAGAGGATGATGAGACTGATTTAAATGGCTTTGTGCCTGCAGGGGTTGGGTATGGTAACATCACTGAGGAGGTcctagagagaaagagaaagaagaaagtatCAAAAGCTGAGAAAAAGAAGCTGACTAGGGAGGCTCAGAAGGTAAAGGAAGATGGTACTGTGTGCGCCAGGTGTCATTCTTTGAGGAATTATGGGCAGGTGAAAAATCATACTGCTGAGAATTTGATACCCGATTTTGATTTCGATAGGTTGATTTCCACTCGGTTGATGAACCATTCTGGCAATGGCAGTGCTACTGTTGTTGTTATGGTTGTTGATTGTGTTGATTTTGATAGTTCTTTCCCTAGGATGGCAGCAAAATCGTTGTTTAAGGCATTGGAAAAAATCCAGGATCACTCGAAGAAGGGTAAGAAATTGCTAAAACTCGTTCTTGTGGCTACAAAGATTGATCTCCTTCCATCAGAGGTTTCCCCTACAAGGTTGGATAGATGGGTTAGACACCGAGCAAGTGCTGCGGGAGCACCTAAACCAAGTGCGGTTTATCTTGTAAGTTCTCAAAAGGATTTAGGCATAAGGAATCTGTTATCCTTCATAAAGGAATTGGCAGGTCCTCGGGGGAGTGTGTGGGTGATTGGGTCTCAGAATGCAGGGAAGTCTACCCTAATCAATGCATTTTCAAAGAAACAAGGAGCTAAAACTATAAAACTCACAGAAGCCTCGATTCCTGGGACAACACTTGGGATCTTGAGAATTGGAGGAATTTTGTCAGCTAAGACTAAGATGTTTGACACTCCAGGGATCCTGCATCCTTATTTAATGTCGATGAGATTGAACAGGGAAGAGCAAAAGATGGTTGAGATACGCAAGGAACTTCGGCCTCGATCATATAGAATCAAG GTAGGGCAGGCAGTGCATATTGGAGGCTTGACAAGAATTGACTTTATTAAAGCCTCTATTGAAACAATATATGTGACAGTTTGGGCATCACCAAATGTTTCTCTTCACATGGGAAAAGTAGAAAATGCTGAAGAGGTTTGGAGTAATCATGTTGGTGTTAGGTTGCAG CCTCCCATTGGCAATAAACGCGCTGCTGACTTAGGCACATGGCAAGAAATGGAAATTAAGGTATCTGGAACTAGTTGGGAGGTCAACAGTATTGACATAGCGATAGCTGGCTTAGGTTGGTATTCTCTGTGCCTCAAAGGGGAAGCAACCATGAAACTGTGGACCTTTGATGGTGTTGAAGTAACCTTAAGAGAGCCATTGGTCCTTGACCGGGCCCGGTCCCTCGAGAAACCTGGTTTTTGGTTAACAAGAACTATCTCTGATGCTATTGGCAACCAAACCAAACTTGAAGCTCAAAAAAGACAAAAACTTGATGATCAAGATACAGATTTTGTGGGGGCAGGTTTCGAACTATCACCTTGA